Proteins co-encoded in one Gossypium arboreum isolate Shixiya-1 chromosome 11, ASM2569848v2, whole genome shotgun sequence genomic window:
- the LOC108457222 gene encoding V-type proton ATPase subunit B 2, which yields MGKAENNHNMEEGTLEIGMEYRTVSGVAGPLVILDKVKGPKYQEIVNIRLGDGTTRRGQVLEVDGEKAVVQVFEGTSGIDNKYTTVQFTGEVLKTPVSLDMLGRIFNGSGKPIDNGPPILPEAYLDISGSSINPSERTYPEEMIQTGISTIDVMNSIARGQKIPLFSAAGLPHNEIAAQICRQAGLVKRLEKAGDLLEDGEEDNFAIVFAAMGVNMETAQFFKRDFEENGSMERVTLFLNLANDPTIERIITPRIALTTAEYLAYECGKHVLVILTDMSSYADALREVSAAREEVPGRRGYPGYMYTDLATIYERAGRIEGRKGSITQIPILTMPNDDITHPTPDLTGYITEGQIYIDRQLHNRQIYPPINVLPSLSRLMKSAIGEGMTRRDHADVSNQLYANYAIGKDVQAMKAVVGEEALSSEDLLYLEFLDKFERKFVTQGAYDTRNIFQSLDLAWTLLRIFPRELLHRIPAKTLDQYYSRDAAN from the exons ATGGGCAAGGCAGAAAACAACCATAACATGGAGGAGGGAACGCTAGAGATCGGCATGG AATATAGAACTGTTTCCGGAGTGGCTGGGCCATTGgtaatccttgataaagtgaag GGACCCAAGTATCAAGAAATTGTTAATATTCGTTTAGGGGATGGAACAACCAGACGTGGTCAAGTCCTAGAAGTTGATGGAGAAAAGGCCGTTGTTCAG GTATTTGAAGGAACATCTGGAATTGACAACAAATATACGACCGTGCAATTTACAGGAGAG GTTTTGAAAACTCCTGTTTCTTTGGATATGCTTGGGCGCATTTTCAATGGCTCTGGCAAGCCAATCGATAACGGGCCACCTATCTTGCCTGAAGCATATTTGGATATTTCTG GGAGTTCTATTAATCCTAGTGAGAGAACCTATCCTGAAGAAATGATACAGACAGGGATTTCAACAATTGATGTTATGAATTCAATTGCTAGAGGGCAAAAGATCCCTCTCTTTTCTGCTGCTGGTCTTCCCCATAATGAAATTGCTGCTCAGATTTGTCGTCAGGCTGGTTTGGTGAAACGATTGGAGAAGGCTGGGGATCTTCTTGAG GATGGTGAAGAAGATAATTTTGCCATTGTGTTTGCGGCTATGGGTGTAAACATGGAAACTGCACAGTTTTTCAAACGTGATTTTGAGGAAAATGGCTCAATGGAGAGAGTGACCCTTTTCCTAAACCTG GCTAATGACCCCACAATTGAACGTATTATTACTCCTCGTATTGCTCTCACTACTGCTGAATATCTGGCATATGAATGCGGGAAGCATGTTCTTGTGATTCTTACAGACATGAGTTCTTATGCTGATGCTCTCCGTGAG GTTTCTGCTGCCCGAGAAGAAGTGCCTGGAAGACGTGGGTATCCTGGGTACATGTATACtgatttggccacaatatatgaGCGAGCTGGAAGAATTGAAGGGCGAAAGGGTTCCATCACGCAAATTCCAATTCTTACTATGCCAAATGACG ATATTACCCATCCAACTCCGGATCTTACTGGATATATCACAGAGGGGCAAATATACATTGACAGACAGCTCCATAATAGACAG ATATACCCACCAATCAATGTGCTTCCATCGCTTTCTCGTCTGATGAAG AGTGCCATTGGTGAGGGGATGACACGCAGGGATCATGCTGATGTGTCTAACCAG TTGTATGCAAATTATGCCATCGGGAAGGATGTTCAGGCTATGAAAGCTGTGGTTGGAGAAGAAGCTCTTTCATCCGAGGATCTG CTATACTTGGAGTTCTTGGATAAATTCGAGAGGAAATTTGTGACGCAAGGAGCATACGACACTCGCAACATCTTTCAGTCACTTGATTTGGCGTGGACACTGCTTCGTATATTTCCTCGCGAACTTCTTCACCGTATACCTGCGAAAACTCTCGACCAGTACTACAGTCGAGATGCAGCTAATTAA